A genomic segment from Roseibium algicola encodes:
- a CDS encoding YicC/YloC family endoribonuclease → MALASMTGFARALGESGSVRWTWELRSVNGKSLDLRIRIPTGLETLEPKIRERCGKLLRRGNVSVGLSMQRDQSEQQLQVNESALEAVLATIDLLKNRVPDLAPPSLDAILAQKGVFELKEPEEDEAVQAALHNTLLTTLDAALIDLVDMRHSEGQAIGRVVRDQIDRIAELTQAAEDLPARKPDAIKARLKRQLAELMDASDGQLDPQRVHQEAVFLATKADIREELDRLHAHVAAVRELMDTGGAIGRRLDFLAQEFNREANTLCSKSNDVDLTAIGLDLKSVIDQMREQIQNLE, encoded by the coding sequence ATGGCACTTGCCAGCATGACGGGCTTTGCACGGGCCCTTGGAGAATCCGGATCGGTTCGCTGGACCTGGGAACTGAGATCTGTCAACGGCAAGTCCCTTGACCTTCGTATCCGCATCCCGACGGGTTTGGAGACGCTCGAACCGAAGATCCGCGAGCGTTGCGGCAAGCTTCTTCGGCGCGGAAATGTTTCCGTTGGGCTCTCCATGCAGAGAGACCAGTCCGAACAGCAGCTCCAGGTCAATGAATCGGCTCTTGAAGCTGTCCTTGCGACAATCGATCTCCTCAAGAACCGGGTACCTGATCTTGCTCCGCCGTCGCTTGACGCCATTCTGGCGCAAAAAGGCGTCTTTGAGCTCAAGGAGCCCGAAGAAGACGAAGCGGTTCAGGCAGCGCTTCACAACACTCTTCTGACGACCCTGGATGCTGCGCTGATTGACCTTGTCGACATGCGCCACAGCGAGGGGCAGGCAATTGGCAGGGTGGTACGAGATCAGATCGACAGGATCGCCGAACTGACCCAGGCCGCCGAGGATCTGCCTGCGCGCAAACCGGACGCCATAAAGGCACGGCTGAAGCGACAGCTCGCAGAGCTGATGGATGCCTCGGACGGTCAACTGGATCCACAGCGCGTGCATCAGGAAGCTGTCTTCCTGGCAACCAAGGCTGACATCCGTGAGGAGCTGGATCGCCTGCATGCCCATGTGGCAGCCGTGCGTGAATTGATGGACACCGGTGGAGCAATCGGAAGGCGCCTGGATTTCCTGGCTCAGGAATTTAACCGGGAAGCCAACACTTTGTGTTCAAAGTCCAACGACGTGGACCTGACAGCCATTGGGCTGGACCTGAAGTCCGTTATCGATCAAATGCGTGAGCAGATACAGAATCTGGAGTGA
- the gmk gene encoding guanylate kinase: MTDAPAGTSTGTTVSAEQAEQQRRGLMLVLSSPSGAGKSTIARLLLQNEDNLALSISVTTRPRRSSEVDGVHYHFIDAGRFEQMREHDELLEWAEVHGNYYATPRGPVENAIENGKDILFDIDIQGTFQLYEKMRDDVVSIFILPPSIAEMKSRLKRRAEDEDTVILKRMKTAVGEMRHWSKYDYVVVNDDLERAYENVRAILKAERLKQFRSPKIGPLIQGMVDDLENELAEKS; the protein is encoded by the coding sequence ATGACCGACGCACCTGCCGGTACCTCAACGGGAACCACTGTCAGTGCGGAACAGGCCGAGCAGCAGCGCCGTGGCCTGATGCTGGTGCTGTCGTCACCGTCCGGAGCCGGAAAGTCGACGATCGCGCGCCTCCTGCTGCAGAACGAAGACAATCTTGCCCTGTCGATCTCCGTGACCACGCGGCCACGCAGGTCCAGCGAAGTTGACGGCGTGCACTACCACTTCATTGATGCCGGCAGGTTCGAGCAGATGCGCGAGCACGATGAGCTTCTGGAGTGGGCCGAGGTGCATGGCAACTACTACGCCACACCGCGTGGACCGGTCGAAAATGCTATTGAAAATGGCAAGGACATCCTGTTCGACATCGATATTCAGGGAACCTTCCAGCTCTATGAAAAGATGCGTGACGATGTCGTTTCCATCTTCATTTTGCCGCCGTCCATCGCGGAAATGAAATCACGGCTGAAGCGGCGTGCTGAAGATGAGGACACTGTTATCCTCAAGCGGATGAAGACTGCGGTCGGTGAAATGCGCCACTGGTCGAAATACGATTATGTTGTGGTGAATGACGACCTGGAACGCGCTTACGAAAACGTTCGTGCAATCCTGAAAGCAGAAAGACTGAAGCAGTTCCGCTCGCCGAAAATCGGTCCGCTCATTCAGGGCATGGTCGATGATCTGGAAAACGAGCTGGCCGAAAAATCCTGA
- the rpsF gene encoding 30S ribosomal protein S6, with the protein MPLYEHVFLARQDVSAQQVEQLVEQYKGLIEGAGGTIGKVENWGLRSLAYRIKKNRKAHYTLMNINAPHAAVAEMERQMGLSEDVLRFMTFKVDELDEEPSAMMQKRDRDDRRGGDRGGRFGGGDRGGDRGGRGGDRGERAPRRAEGE; encoded by the coding sequence ATGCCTCTTTACGAGCACGTATTCCTGGCTCGCCAGGACGTTTCGGCCCAGCAGGTCGAACAACTCGTCGAACAGTACAAGGGCCTCATCGAAGGCGCTGGCGGTACTATCGGCAAGGTGGAAAACTGGGGTCTGCGTTCCCTCGCATACCGCATCAAGAAGAACCGCAAGGCTCACTACACCCTCATGAACATCAACGCTCCGCACGCCGCGGTTGCCGAGATGGAGCGTCAGATGGGTCTGAGCGAAGACGTTCTGCGTTTCATGACCTTCAAGGTCGATGAACTCGACGAAGAGCCGTCTGCAATGATGCAGAAGCGCGACCGTGACGACCGCCGTGGTGGCGATCGTGGTGGCCGCTTTGGTGGTGGCGATCGCGGCGGTGACCGCGGTGGACGCGGTGGCGACCGCGGTGAGCGCGCTCCGCGCCGCGCAGAAGGGGAGTAA
- the pdxA gene encoding 4-hydroxythreonine-4-phosphate dehydrogenase PdxA, whose amino-acid sequence MRSNQKPIAVSMGEPAGIGPDLALIAWANRKALGLPPFYIRGDEALLQERAQKMGLNARLRLVAQDEAVATFTKALPVVQTGPALLDQPGVEAPETAASVVAAIEGCVDDIKSGHACALVTSPINKAALYRTGFAFPGHTEYLGSLAEMHWPGEPAKPVMMIAGPELMVVPVTIHIPIRDVPTSLTTELIVETAEITARDLKTRFGYTSPRLAICGLNPHAGENGSMGTEDRDIIEPAISRLRAMGIEATGPHPADTLFHPPARQHYDCVLGMYHDQVLIPAKTIGFDESVNVTLGLPFVRTSPDHGTAYNLAGTGTARVDSFAASLRMADVLANPERF is encoded by the coding sequence ATGCGCTCCAACCAGAAGCCGATCGCCGTCAGTATGGGAGAACCTGCCGGGATCGGCCCGGACCTGGCTCTGATTGCATGGGCTAATCGCAAAGCGCTCGGATTGCCGCCATTCTACATTCGCGGTGACGAAGCCCTGCTGCAGGAACGGGCACAGAAAATGGGCCTGAACGCGCGGCTCAGGCTGGTGGCGCAGGACGAAGCCGTTGCGACTTTCACCAAAGCTTTGCCTGTTGTACAGACCGGGCCGGCCCTACTCGACCAGCCGGGTGTGGAAGCACCTGAAACGGCAGCTTCCGTTGTTGCTGCTATTGAAGGGTGTGTCGACGATATAAAGTCCGGCCATGCCTGCGCCCTCGTGACCAGTCCGATCAACAAGGCTGCGCTTTACCGAACCGGCTTCGCCTTCCCCGGCCATACGGAATATCTCGGCTCCCTTGCAGAGATGCACTGGCCCGGAGAACCGGCAAAACCCGTGATGATGATTGCCGGACCGGAGTTGATGGTGGTTCCGGTCACCATTCACATTCCAATTCGCGATGTTCCGACATCTCTAACGACTGAACTTATCGTTGAGACTGCGGAAATTACCGCACGCGACCTCAAGACCAGGTTTGGCTACACGTCGCCACGATTGGCGATTTGCGGGCTGAACCCTCATGCGGGTGAAAACGGCTCGATGGGAACAGAAGACCGCGACATTATCGAGCCAGCCATTTCTCGCCTGCGAGCGATGGGCATCGAGGCGACAGGTCCGCATCCAGCCGACACTCTGTTTCACCCGCCCGCACGGCAGCATTATGACTGCGTGCTTGGCATGTACCACGATCAGGTGTTGATACCGGCGAAGACCATCGGTTTCGACGAGAGCGTCAATGTCACGCTAGGTCTGCCTTTCGTGCGCACCTCTCCCGACCATGGCACGGCATACAACCTGGCTGGAACCGGCACCGCCCGGGTCGACAGTTTCGCTGCGTCCTTGCGCATGGCGGATGTGCTTGCCAACCCCGAGCGGTTCTAG
- the rsmA gene encoding 16S rRNA (adenine(1518)-N(6)/adenine(1519)-N(6))-dimethyltransferase RsmA encodes MAQIDDLPPLRDVIAAHGLNAKKSLGQNFLLDLNLTSRIARSAGSLEDCTVLEVGPGPGGLTRALLAAGAKRVIAIEKDSRCLPALAEISAHYPGRLEVIEGDALEIDPVALTGGDKVRIAANLPYNVGTQLLINWITTPQWPPFWSSLTLMFQKEVGERISAPPASKAYGRLAVLAGWRCKGGILFDISPKAFTPPPKVTSAVVHLTPNPSPLPCDLKALEKITAAAFGQRRKMLRASLRSLTPDAEDLVTKAGLKPTARAEEIDIAGFVELANTFRAAQAV; translated from the coding sequence ATGGCTCAGATAGACGACCTGCCCCCGTTGCGCGACGTCATCGCCGCTCATGGTCTCAATGCGAAAAAGTCACTGGGACAGAACTTCCTTCTCGATCTCAATCTCACCTCTCGCATCGCCCGATCTGCCGGCAGTCTTGAAGATTGCACCGTTCTGGAAGTCGGCCCTGGTCCCGGTGGGCTGACACGTGCCCTTCTGGCCGCCGGAGCGAAGCGGGTGATCGCGATTGAAAAGGACAGCCGCTGCCTGCCGGCTCTTGCCGAAATCTCGGCACACTATCCAGGGCGCCTGGAAGTCATCGAAGGCGATGCCCTTGAAATCGATCCGGTGGCTCTGACTGGAGGAGACAAGGTCCGCATTGCCGCGAACTTGCCTTACAACGTTGGCACCCAGCTGCTTATCAATTGGATCACGACACCGCAGTGGCCGCCATTCTGGTCGTCGCTGACGCTGATGTTCCAGAAGGAAGTCGGTGAACGGATCAGCGCGCCCCCCGCGTCCAAGGCCTATGGCAGGCTTGCAGTTCTGGCAGGCTGGCGCTGCAAGGGCGGGATCCTGTTCGACATCAGCCCAAAGGCGTTCACGCCGCCCCCGAAAGTGACGTCGGCTGTGGTTCATCTGACGCCAAATCCTTCGCCCCTGCCCTGCGACCTGAAAGCCCTTGAAAAGATTACCGCTGCGGCCTTTGGCCAGAGACGCAAGATGCTGCGTGCCAGCCTCAGGTCACTGACACCGGACGCAGAAGACCTCGTCACGAAGGCCGGGTTGAAGCCGACGGCCCGTGCCGAAGAAATCGACATCGCAGGGTTCGTTGAACTTGCCAACACGTTCAGGGCCGCTCAGGCAGTTTGA
- the fabG gene encoding 3-oxoacyl-[acyl-carrier-protein] reductase, protein MFSLEGKNALVTGATGGIGEAIARSLHAQGATVSLSGTRAEKLEALAADLGERAYVTPANLSDRAAVDALLPAAEEKMGSVDILVNNAGITRDNIFMRMKDEEWDQVLEVNLSSGFRLCRAAIKGMMKRRSGRIVGITSVVGVTGNPGQVNYAAAKAGMIGMYKSLAREVASRNITVNTIAPGFIETAMTDALNDKQKESILTSVPAGRLGTSAEIAAAAVYLASDEAAYVTGQTLHVNGGMAMI, encoded by the coding sequence ATGTTCAGCTTGGAAGGGAAAAACGCGCTTGTCACCGGTGCCACCGGTGGGATCGGCGAAGCAATCGCCCGGTCGCTCCATGCACAGGGCGCAACCGTCTCCTTGTCCGGCACGCGGGCTGAAAAGCTGGAAGCGCTTGCTGCTGATCTCGGCGAACGCGCCTATGTGACGCCGGCCAATCTGTCCGACCGCGCGGCTGTTGATGCCTTGTTGCCGGCGGCTGAAGAGAAAATGGGCTCTGTCGACATCCTGGTGAACAATGCCGGGATCACGCGCGACAACATCTTCATGCGCATGAAGGATGAAGAGTGGGATCAGGTTCTGGAAGTGAACCTGTCGTCCGGCTTCCGTCTGTGCCGCGCCGCAATCAAGGGCATGATGAAGCGTCGGTCTGGCCGCATCGTCGGCATCACGTCCGTGGTTGGCGTCACCGGAAACCCCGGTCAGGTCAATTATGCGGCGGCCAAGGCCGGCATGATCGGCATGTACAAGTCGCTTGCCCGGGAAGTCGCCAGCCGCAACATCACGGTCAATACGATTGCGCCCGGTTTCATCGAAACGGCAATGACCGATGCGCTGAACGACAAGCAAAAAGAATCGATTTTGACGAGCGTGCCTGCAGGGCGTTTGGGCACTTCCGCAGAGATTGCCGCAGCCGCCGTCTACCTGGCCAGCGATGAAGCCGCTTACGTGACCGGGCAGACCCTGCACGTTAATGGCGGCATGGCTATGATTTAA
- the fabD gene encoding ACP S-malonyltransferase: MTIAFTFPGQGSQGVGMGKALADAFPEAKAVFDEVDEALGQKLSDVMWTGPEETLTLTANAQPALMAVSLATMRVLEARGLDLAGSVSFVAGHSLGEYSALAAAGSLDIATAAKLLRVRGDAMQDAVPAGQGAMAALLGLEFDVAAEVAEAAAQGEVCQAANDNAPGQVVVSGHLAAVERAVEIAKARGARRAVMLPVSAPFHCSLMGPAADKMAEALANAEIRSPVVPLVANVLARPITDANEIRDRLVQQVTGTVRWRESITWLADNGVDTFVEVGTGKVLTGMVKRIAKEATGMAVNSPEDIDALMEKISG; this comes from the coding sequence ATGACCATTGCATTCACATTTCCCGGCCAGGGCAGTCAAGGCGTTGGAATGGGCAAAGCCCTTGCCGATGCGTTCCCGGAGGCAAAAGCCGTTTTCGACGAAGTCGACGAGGCGCTTGGCCAGAAGCTGTCCGATGTCATGTGGACTGGTCCGGAAGAAACGCTGACGCTGACAGCAAATGCTCAGCCTGCACTTATGGCGGTCAGCCTTGCGACCATGCGCGTTCTGGAAGCCCGCGGCCTCGACCTTGCCGGCAGTGTTTCCTTTGTCGCAGGACATTCTCTTGGTGAATATTCCGCGCTGGCTGCTGCCGGCAGCCTGGATATTGCGACCGCTGCAAAGCTCCTGCGCGTGCGCGGAGATGCCATGCAGGATGCGGTTCCGGCCGGTCAGGGCGCAATGGCTGCGTTGCTCGGGCTGGAGTTTGATGTTGCCGCGGAAGTGGCCGAGGCTGCCGCACAGGGCGAAGTCTGCCAGGCCGCGAACGACAATGCGCCGGGGCAGGTGGTTGTTTCCGGGCATCTGGCCGCCGTCGAGCGCGCCGTCGAGATTGCCAAGGCCAGGGGCGCGCGCCGTGCGGTGATGCTGCCGGTCAGCGCGCCGTTCCATTGTTCCCTGATGGGCCCGGCTGCCGACAAGATGGCCGAAGCTCTGGCGAATGCCGAAATCCGTTCTCCTGTCGTGCCGCTGGTCGCAAACGTGCTGGCGCGCCCGATCACTGACGCAAATGAAATTCGCGATCGTCTTGTTCAGCAGGTGACCGGTACCGTGCGTTGGCGCGAAAGCATCACCTGGCTTGCCGACAACGGTGTCGACACCTTTGTCGAGGTTGGGACAGGCAAGGTGCTGACCGGCATGGTCAAGCGGATCGCCAAGGAAGCCACCGGCATGGCGGTCAATTCTCCGGAAGACATCGACGCCCTTATGGAAAAGATCTCCGGATAA
- the mltG gene encoding endolytic transglycosylase MltG yields MRIKPKSPREALQPEPAPAPPQRSRHVRNPFVILINMVITLTVFGLAAFGGALYFGKQKFEEKGPLQKDATVVISSGAGLSGITDRLSGQGVISDNLLDEWIFNLGIRFYKNATKLKAGEYAFAPGVSMQEIMTDLVEGNAVTHSVTIPEGWTTAQIIERVREHPVLVGEITEVPEEGALLPETYTFARGASRQEVLNQMKAAQSKLLSEIWGRRTEGLPVETPEDLVILASIVEKETALADERPRVAGVFVNRLNKNMRLQSDPTILYGLYGGEAWLKDRSAIKQSELKADNKYNTYQIDGLPPGPIGNPGRAAMEAVANPSRTQDLYFVADGTGGHIFAETYEQHQANVRKWRQVERDRRQAEQNQETQPATSN; encoded by the coding sequence ATGCGCATTAAGCCCAAAAGCCCGCGTGAAGCCTTGCAGCCGGAACCGGCGCCTGCGCCTCCGCAACGCTCCAGGCACGTACGCAACCCCTTCGTCATTCTGATCAACATGGTCATCACATTGACCGTGTTCGGACTTGCCGCGTTCGGGGGCGCGCTTTATTTCGGCAAACAGAAATTCGAGGAAAAAGGCCCGCTGCAGAAGGACGCCACCGTGGTGATTTCTTCAGGTGCCGGGCTTTCCGGTATTACCGACAGGCTTTCAGGGCAGGGCGTCATCAGCGACAATCTGCTGGACGAGTGGATCTTCAACCTGGGCATCCGCTTCTACAAGAACGCCACCAAACTGAAAGCCGGTGAATACGCTTTTGCGCCCGGCGTCTCGATGCAGGAGATCATGACCGATCTGGTGGAAGGCAATGCCGTCACCCATTCGGTAACGATCCCGGAAGGCTGGACCACCGCCCAGATCATCGAGCGCGTGCGCGAGCACCCAGTGCTTGTAGGCGAGATTACCGAAGTTCCGGAAGAAGGTGCACTGCTTCCCGAAACCTATACCTTTGCACGCGGCGCCTCGCGCCAGGAAGTTCTCAACCAGATGAAAGCGGCGCAGTCCAAGCTGCTGAGCGAAATCTGGGGTCGCCGGACGGAAGGCCTGCCGGTCGAAACGCCGGAAGACCTGGTTATTCTCGCGTCGATCGTGGAAAAGGAAACAGCCCTGGCAGACGAGCGACCGCGTGTCGCCGGTGTTTTCGTGAACCGTCTCAACAAGAACATGCGCCTGCAGTCCGACCCTACGATCCTTTACGGTCTTTATGGCGGTGAAGCGTGGCTCAAGGACCGCTCGGCAATCAAGCAATCCGAGCTGAAGGCGGACAACAAATACAACACCTACCAGATCGACGGCTTGCCGCCAGGACCGATCGGTAATCCGGGCCGCGCAGCCATGGAAGCGGTCGCCAATCCTTCCCGCACGCAGGATCTCTATTTCGTGGCCGACGGAACCGGTGGCCACATCTTTGCCGAGACCTACGAGCAGCACCAGGCAAACGTCCGCAAGTGGCGTCAGGTGGAAAGAGACCGTCGTCAGGCGGAGCAGAACCAGGAAACGCAGCCAGCCACATCCAATTGA
- a CDS encoding acyl carrier protein has product MSDIADRVKKIVVEHLGVDADKVVEGASFIDDLGADSLDTVELVMAFEEEFGVEIPDTAAETILTVGDAVKFLEANK; this is encoded by the coding sequence ATGAGCGATATCGCGGATCGGGTAAAGAAAATCGTCGTTGAGCACCTCGGCGTAGATGCTGACAAAGTTGTTGAAGGTGCAAGCTTCATCGACGACCTGGGCGCAGACAGCCTTGACACGGTCGAGCTGGTCATGGCGTTCGAAGAAGAATTCGGCGTAGAAATCCCGGACACCGCAGCAGAAACCATCCTGACCGTTGGCGATGCTGTCAAATTCCTGGAAGCCAACAAGTAA
- a CDS encoding LysR family transcriptional regulator, which translates to MNEIDFDWDAVRVFLAVAENQSLSKAAQVLCLSQPTVGRHIARLEEQLDVQLFDRRQTGYELTGGGRRLIKIARSMARGAADFRRAVDLEKVGSKEQVCRITLGEWGQHYLTRHVDQITDGLDGVRIEFFADDAFWDLSRNSADIAIGNRQPKHPHLIVQKLGEIQFHVYASKDYCRKRPDAVDPSTWQEQIWAGYCGSRARLKSSQLLNAILLGKTCRYAVNNSVSLCNILNAGHAMGVLPDWIAETEGLTRLTASPLAQGESWMSFHERLRFHPMLSEVKDRVAKLFRQRFSETASRAEQRDTAHVAGAGSSSS; encoded by the coding sequence ATGAATGAAATCGATTTTGACTGGGATGCCGTACGCGTCTTTCTTGCTGTTGCCGAGAATCAGAGCCTCAGCAAAGCCGCCCAGGTTCTTTGCCTGTCCCAACCAACCGTCGGCCGCCATATTGCGCGGTTAGAAGAACAGTTGGACGTACAATTGTTCGATCGACGCCAGACCGGCTACGAACTGACGGGTGGTGGCCGACGTTTGATCAAGATTGCCAGATCCATGGCACGCGGAGCGGCGGACTTCAGGCGCGCGGTTGATCTGGAAAAGGTCGGCTCAAAAGAGCAGGTCTGCAGGATCACGCTCGGTGAATGGGGGCAGCATTATCTGACACGGCACGTCGACCAGATAACCGATGGTCTTGACGGTGTCCGGATAGAATTTTTCGCGGACGATGCCTTCTGGGATCTCAGCCGGAACTCCGCCGACATCGCCATCGGGAACAGACAGCCTAAACATCCGCACCTGATTGTCCAGAAACTGGGTGAGATCCAGTTTCACGTCTACGCCTCAAAGGACTACTGCCGAAAGCGGCCGGACGCTGTTGACCCCTCGACCTGGCAGGAACAGATCTGGGCGGGATATTGCGGCAGCCGGGCGCGGCTCAAGTCCTCGCAGTTGCTCAACGCCATTCTGCTGGGCAAGACATGCCGCTACGCCGTCAACAATTCCGTATCGCTCTGCAATATTCTGAACGCCGGGCACGCCATGGGCGTTCTACCAGACTGGATCGCGGAAACGGAGGGGCTGACACGCCTGACCGCTTCCCCACTCGCTCAGGGAGAGTCATGGATGAGCTTTCACGAAAGACTGCGTTTCCACCCGATGCTGTCGGAGGTCAAGGATCGCGTCGCCAAGCTCTTTCGGCAGAGGTTTTCAGAGACAGCCTCTCGAGCAGAGCAAAGGGATACAGCTCATGTCGCAGGTGCAGGTTCTTCGTCTTCCTAG
- the rplI gene encoding 50S ribosomal protein L9 — protein sequence MQVILLERIAKLGQMGDTVRVRDGYARNFLLPQGKALRANKSNLERFERERVQLEARNLERKNEAEGVASKLDGESLVMIRSAGETGQLYGSVSTRDIADGLTNAGFSVSRSQVELRNPIKTIGLHSVLIQLHPEVEVAISVNVARSEDEAVRQAAGEDLSTPEMDVFEFEEDEEAEDTEEGAEASEEAAEEEA from the coding sequence ATGCAAGTTATCCTTCTTGAGCGCATCGCCAAGCTCGGCCAGATGGGCGACACCGTTCGCGTACGCGACGGCTATGCCCGTAACTTCCTGCTGCCGCAGGGCAAGGCACTGCGCGCCAACAAGTCGAACCTCGAGCGTTTTGAGCGTGAACGCGTTCAGCTCGAAGCTCGTAACCTTGAGCGCAAGAACGAAGCTGAAGGCGTTGCCTCCAAGCTCGACGGCGAATCCCTGGTGATGATCCGTTCCGCTGGTGAAACCGGCCAGCTCTACGGTTCCGTTTCCACGCGCGATATTGCTGACGGCCTGACCAATGCCGGCTTCTCCGTTTCCCGCAGCCAGGTTGAACTGCGCAACCCGATCAAGACGATCGGTCTGCACAGCGTTCTGATCCAGCTGCACCCGGAAGTCGAAGTCGCCATCAGCGTCAACGTCGCCCGTTCTGAAGACGAAGCTGTCCGTCAGGCTGCCGGCGAAGATCTCTCCACGCCGGAAATGGACGTCTTCGAATTCGAAGAAGACGAAGAAGCAGAAGACACCGAAGAAGGTGCAGAAGCTTCCGAAGAAGCAGCGGAAGAAGAAGCCTAA
- the fabF gene encoding beta-ketoacyl-ACP synthase II: protein MRRVVVTGLGMVTPLGCGVDVTWKKILEGQSGANKVTNFKVDDLACQIACQIPRDSSVEGAFNPDDWMDVKEQRKVDDFIVYAMAAADQAMADSGYKAETYEQQVRSGVLIGSGIGGLQGIEQGANLLAEKGPRRISPFFIPGRLINLAGGYVSIRHSLKGPNHAVVTACSTGAHAIGDASRLIAFGDADVMVAGGTESPVCRLALAGFAACRALSTAFNDTPEKGSRPYDVARDGFVMGEGAGVVVLEEYEHAVRRGAKIYGEIIGYGLSGDAYHITAPSSDGDGAYRCMEAALKRAQVTPADIDYVNAHGTSTPLGDEIELGAVTRLAGEHAADLTMSSTKSSIGHLLGAAGAVEAIFSVLAMRDGMAPPTINLDNPSVETVIDLVPHKPKKLDINVALSNSFGFGGTNASLVFRKVAA, encoded by the coding sequence ATGAGGCGAGTTGTCGTAACTGGGTTGGGCATGGTGACGCCGCTTGGCTGTGGTGTCGATGTCACTTGGAAAAAGATCCTTGAAGGACAGAGCGGGGCCAACAAGGTCACGAATTTCAAAGTTGACGATCTGGCCTGCCAGATCGCATGTCAGATCCCGCGTGACTCGTCCGTTGAAGGCGCGTTCAATCCGGATGACTGGATGGACGTCAAGGAACAACGCAAGGTCGATGATTTCATCGTCTACGCGATGGCGGCTGCCGATCAGGCAATGGCCGATTCCGGCTACAAGGCCGAGACTTACGAACAACAGGTGCGCTCTGGCGTTTTGATCGGCTCCGGCATCGGTGGTCTTCAGGGCATCGAGCAGGGCGCCAATCTGCTGGCCGAAAAAGGCCCGCGCCGCATTTCTCCGTTTTTCATTCCCGGCCGTCTGATCAACCTTGCCGGCGGGTATGTCTCGATCCGTCACAGCCTGAAGGGCCCGAACCACGCTGTCGTGACCGCGTGTTCGACCGGCGCGCACGCCATTGGCGATGCATCGCGGTTGATTGCCTTCGGTGATGCGGATGTCATGGTTGCCGGCGGTACGGAATCTCCGGTCTGTCGTCTTGCACTCGCGGGCTTTGCTGCCTGCCGTGCGCTTTCCACGGCTTTCAACGACACTCCCGAAAAAGGTTCCCGCCCTTACGACGTCGCCCGCGACGGCTTTGTGATGGGCGAAGGTGCCGGTGTCGTCGTGCTCGAAGAATACGAGCATGCAGTTCGCCGCGGCGCAAAGATCTACGGTGAGATCATCGGTTACGGCTTATCCGGCGATGCATATCACATCACCGCTCCGTCCTCTGATGGGGATGGTGCCTACCGTTGCATGGAAGCTGCGCTGAAGCGCGCCCAGGTCACGCCGGCCGACATCGACTATGTGAATGCTCATGGAACCTCGACGCCGCTTGGTGACGAGATCGAACTTGGCGCTGTCACCCGGCTTGCGGGAGAACATGCCGCCGATCTGACAATGTCATCGACCAAGTCCTCCATCGGTCACCTTCTCGGTGCTGCTGGTGCGGTCGAGGCCATTTTCTCGGTTCTGGCCATGCGTGACGGTATGGCTCCGCCGACGATCAACCTCGATAATCCGTCTGTCGAGACGGTTATCGACTTGGTGCCGCACAAGCCGAAGAAGCTGGATATCAATGTCGCCCTTTCGAACTCGTTCGGCTTCGGCGGCACAAATGCCTCGCTTGTCTTCCGCAAAGTTGCCGCATAA
- the rpsR gene encoding 30S ribosomal protein S18 — protein sequence MVDIAQLPSRRPFFRRRKTCPFSGTNAPKIDYKDIRLLQRYISERGKIVPSRITAVSAKKQRELARAIKRARLLGLLPFVIS from the coding sequence ATGGTTGATATTGCACAGCTCCCGAGCCGCCGTCCGTTCTTCCGTCGCCGGAAGACCTGCCCGTTCTCCGGCACCAACGCGCCGAAGATCGACTACAAGGACATCCGTCTGCTGCAGCGCTACATTTCCGAGCGCGGCAAGATTGTTCCGAGCCGCATCACCGCGGTTTCCGCGAAGAAGCAGCGTGAACTGGCCCGTGCGATCAAGCGCGCCCGCCTGCTCGGCCTGCTGCCGTTCGTGATCAGCTAA